Proteins encoded by one window of Chanos chanos chromosome 7, fChaCha1.1, whole genome shotgun sequence:
- the trmt44 gene encoding putative tRNA (uracil-O(2)-)-methyltransferase, translated as MSKVFEVKFTDRCKVLPEGFWSAVEVWIKKPHVLNKRLCGVKETEDKNVDTEELEKHLCDLTCSGIQEWTEALSFLQAGTDEDHETAGRWCVAIRTIIPKVNTGGENLYKDIVVKDIARQAVTFLPFEQNAEGHILRNTNFYQIQLHLENTEEWVMSFNVQRPEEWYSDGVAYPKLTWLERELLPKLTRWATESKTSEFKSTLSLIPVDKYSLLYQKLKDKYKEMVKVWPEVTDPEKFVFEDVAIATYLLVLWGEERMQKGATSKQSFVDLGCGNGLLVHILTNEGHPGKGIDVRKRKIWDMYGPDTHLEETAITPSDSFLFPGTDWLIGNHSDELTPWIPVIAARSSYSCRYFVLPCCFFDFYVKYQRRHCKKTQYREYIDFISEVSTACGFNTEEDCLRIPSTKRVCLIGSSRSYREPDEALAENRRACYIRGRQVCAASTATTNHITHNIPNGCNHHRDGDGQEDLSPGSNWGSGFQPREKVESVRNCAALPRDFISAVVLRVANALLELSGEETEKTEEERGADAWNTGGSLSIREVAELLDQPTLQTLKKECGGLQTLLKNNHQVFRVESGRVRIRDWRVEVRGSDRREESKRKPLTAGAVKTRLCWFHTHHPQGCPLPSEDCAFAHGSRDLRPSTRPLKKLRN; from the exons ATGTCAAAAGTATTTGAAGTGAAGTTCACAGACAGATGTAAGGTCCTACCAGAGGGATTCTGGTCAGCTGTTGAAGTATGGATAAAGAAACCACACGTTCTGAACAAACGGCTGTGTGGagtaaaagagacagaagacaagAACGTGGATACTGAAGAGCTTGAAAAACATTTATGCGATCTCACATGCAGTGGCATTCAGGAATGGACCGAGGCTCTGTCTTTCTTGCAAGCTGGTACTGATGAAGACCACGAGACGGCAGGACGTTGGTGTGTTGCAATTAGAACAATTATCCCTAAGGTTAATACCGGTGGGGAGAATCTGTACAAAGACATTGTAGTCAAAG ATATTGCTCGACAAGCAGTGACCTTTCTGCCGTTTGAACAGAATGCAGAGGGTCATATTCTTAGGAATACTAACTTTTACCAAATCCAGCTGCACCTTGAAAATACGGAGGAAtg GGTGATGTCATTTAACGTCCAGAGGCCTGAAGAGTGGTATTCTGATGGAGTGGCCTATCCTAAACTCACCTGGTTGGAGAGAGAGCTCTTGCCCAAGCTAACACGCTGGGCGACAGAGAGCAAGACCAGTGAATTTAAAAGTACGCTCTCTCTGATCCCTGTGGACAAGTACAGCCTTTTGTACCAAAAACTGAAAGACAAGTACAAAGAAATGGTTAAG GTCTGGCCTGAAGTGACTGATCCagagaaatttgtttttgaGGATGTCGCCATCGCTACATATCTCCTT GTGTTGTGGGGTGAGGAGCGTATGCAGAAGGGCGCGACATCCAAACAGTCCTTCGTCGATCTCGGCTGTGGAAACGGCCTCCTCGTTCACATTCTGACCAACGAGGGC CATCCTGGAAAGGGTATTGATGTCCGTAAAAGGAAAATCTGGGACATGTACGGCCCAGATACACACTTAGAG GAAACCGCAATCACACCCAGCGATAGCTTTCTGTTCCCTGGCACAGACTGGCTGATTGGAAACCACTCGGACGAACTCACACCGTGGATCCCTGTTATTGCAGCCAG GTCTTCTTATTCTTGCCGCTACTTTGTGCTTCCCTGCTGTTTCTTTGACTTCTATGTGAAGTATCAGCGCAGGCACTGTAAGAAGACTCAGTATAGAGAGTACATAGATTTCATCTCTGAGGTGAGCACAGCGTGTGGCTTCAACACAGAAGAAGACTGCCTGAGAATTCCTTCTACCAAACGG GTGTGTCTGATTGGGTCGAGCAGAAGCTACAGAGAGCCGGACGAGGCCCTAGCCGAGAACAGAAGAGCGTGCTACATCAGAGGACGACAGGTTTGCGCCGCAAGTACGGCGACAACTAACCATATCACCCATAATATCCCAAACGGGTGTAATCACCACAGAGATGGTGACGGACAGGAAGACCTGAGCCCCGGGAGCAACTGGGGAAGTGGTTTCCAACCACGAGAGAAGGTCGAATCCGTGAGGAACTGTGCAGCCTTGCCCCGAGACTTCATCAGCGCCGTGGTTTTACGGGTGGCAAATGCTCTGTTAGAGCTTAGTGGAGAGGAGACggagaagacagaagaggagagaggtgcaGACGCTTGGAACACGGGAG gTAGTCTGTCCATCAGGGAGGTTGCTGAGCTGTTGGACCAGCCTACTTTGCAGACACTGAAGAAGGAGTGTGGTGGTCTCCAGACCCTTCTGAAAAACAACCATCAGGTGTTCAGGG tggagagtgGCCGGGTTCGTATTCGAGACTGGAGAGTGGAGGTCAGAGggtcagacaggagagaggagtcCAAGCGGAAACCTCTGACTGCGGGGGCTGTGAAAACCCGGCTGTGTTGGTTCCATACTCACCATCCCCAGGGATGTCCACTGCCCTCTGAAGACTGCGCTTTCGCTCACGGGTCACGCGACCTTCGACCCTCCACACGTCCCCTGAAGAAGCTGAGGAACTGA
- the ostc gene encoding oligosaccharyltransferase complex subunit ostc isoform X2, producing METLYSLPFIVLECPNIKLKKPSWLHMPSAMTVYAIVIVSYFLITGGIIYDVIVEPPSVGSMTDEHGHQRPVAFLAYSGYLMG from the exons ATGGAGACACTATACAGTTTACCGTTTATTGTGCTAGAATGTCCAAACATAAAACTCAAAAAACCCTCATGGCTGCACATGCCATCAGCGATGACCGTCTATGCTATCGTCATAGTGTCATACTTTCTTATCACCGGGG GCATCATCTACGATGTCATTGTGGAGCCGCCGAGTGTTGGTTCTATGACTGATGAACACGGTCACCAGCGACCAGTGGCCTTTTTGGCTTACAG
- the LOC115816951 gene encoding LOW QUALITY PROTEIN: carboxypeptidase Z-like (The sequence of the model RefSeq protein was modified relative to this genomic sequence to represent the inferred CDS: substituted 1 base at 1 genomic stop codon), whose protein sequence is MAAVVWCGPLRCEPGDEFLGRCRANVHEKPKCTDVVLSYCDDMPYTKTMFPNILDHKNREETETSTEYLLLSVVHALLKGECMPDVRMLGCSVLAPHCKQDKVQRPCRSTCETVRKNCAHAFEGIDMAWPYFLDCDRFFVSEEEDCHDPLEGLHGNYPDXGRVAMSPEEPSTIIQFTYHSNSQMVNILKKTAARCSHISRTYSIGRSFEGKDLLVIEFSNNPGEHEFLEPEVKLIGNMHGDEALGRELLIYLTQYLCSEYLLGSTRIQTLINNTRIHILPSMNPDGYEMASSERPDYNRYSIGRMNAQNIDLNRNFPDLTSIVYGRRRHKRYRSDHIPIPDAYWFGKVAPETYSVMKWIRSIPFVLSANFHGGDLVISYPYDLSKHPQEKNMFSSTPDEQVFKQLARTYANAHTTMSNANPHRCGAKFVDKGGIVNGAEWYSIKGGMSDFNYLHTNCFEITVELGCEKFPAEDELYMGWQDNKEALLSFMESVHRGLKGVVKDEDGNGIKGARVSVKGIRHDVTTAEDGDYWRLLTPGIHIVTASAPGYTRAVKKVHLPSRMQKAGRVDFVLKKAVLEPDIEEYNIPAMGSYDRFDPFNQYERYSTPEHVVQDEEERQEKPWWWPYFARTGNLAPTWLLKNS, encoded by the exons ATGGCAGCGGTTGTCTGGTGTGGCCCACTACGTTGTGAACCTGGAGACGAATTTCTAG GGAGATGCAGAGCAAACGTTCATGAAAAAC CCAAGTGCACTGACGTCGTGCTATCCTACTGCGATGACATGCCCTACACCAAAACCATGTTCCCCAACATCTTGGACCATAAGAACCGCGAGGAAACGGAGACGAGCACAGAGTATCTTCTGCTCAGCGTGGTCCACGCTCTCCTGAAGGGCGAGTGTATGCCCGACGTCCGCATGCTAGGCTGCTCTGTGCTTGCGCCTCACTGCAAGCAGGACAAGGTTCAGAGGCCGTGTCGTAGCACCTGCGAGACGGTACGTAAAAACTGTGCCCACGCTTTCGAGGGAATCGACATGGCTTGGCCCTATTTCCTGGACTGCGATCGCTTCTTCGTTAGCGAAGAGGAAGACTGCCATGACCCTCTGGAAGGCCTGCACGGTAATTATCCCGATTAAGGACGAGTGGC CATGTCCCCCGAGGAACCCTCCACCATCATCCAGTTCACGTATCACTCAAATTCCCAGATGGTAAACATCCTGAAGAAGACCGCTGCCCGCTGCTCCCACATCTCTCGCACCTACAGCATCGGACGAAGCTTCGAGGGCAAAGACCTGCTGGTGATCGAGTTTTCAAACAACCCCGGGGAACACGAGTTTC TGGAACCAGAAGTCAAGTTGATCGGGAACATGCATGGAGATGAGGCGCTGGGCAGAGAGCTGTTGATCTACCTCACCCAGTACCTGTGCTCTGAGTACCTGCTGGGCAGCACCAGGATCCAGACGCTCATCAACAACACCCGCATCCACATCCTGCCCTCCATGAACCCCGACGGCTACGAGATGGCCTCTTCCGAG AGGCCTGATTATAACAGGTACAGCATTGGCCGAATGAATGCTCAGAATATCGACCTCAACAGGAATTTTCCGGACCTCACCTCCATCGTCTACGGCCGCCGTAGGCACAAGAGATATCGTAGCGATCACATTCCGATCCCAGACGCCTACTGGTTTGGTAAG gtggctCCGGAGACATACTCTGTCATGAAGTGGATACGTTCCATCccatttgttctctctgctaATTTTCATGGGGGAGATCTGGTCATCTCCTACCCCTATGACCTCTCAAAGCATCcccaggaaaaaaacatgttctccTCTACTCCAGATGAACAG GTGTTTAAGCAGTTAGCCAGAACGTATGCCAACGCCCACACCACCATGTCAAACGCTAACCCACACCGCTGCGGCGCCAAGTTCGTGGACAAAGGGGGGATTGTTAACGGTGCAGAGTGGTACAGCATAAAAGGAG GAATGTCAGACTTCAACTACCTTCACACAAATTGCTTTGAGATTACCGTTGAGCTTGGCTGTGAGAAATTTCCAGCTGAGGATGAACTGTACATGGGCTGGCAGGATAATAAAGAAGCACTGCTGAGTTTTATGGAGTCG GTACATCGGGGACTAAAGGGAGTCGTGAAAGATGAAGATGGAAACGGGATCAAGGGCGCCAGAGTTTCGGTCAAAGGGATTCGACATGACGTCACTACAG CTGAGGATGGAGACTACTGGAGACTCTTAACTCCTGGCATTCACATCGTGACAGCTTCAGCCCCCGGTTACACCAGAGCCGTAAAGAAGGTTCACCTGCCGTCGCGCATGCAGAAGGCGGGCCGCGTGGACTTCGTGCTGAAAAAGGCCGTGTTGGAGCCGGACATCGAGGAATACAACATCCCGGCCATGGGCTCTTACGATCGATTCGACCCCTTCAACCAATACGAGCGTTACAGTACGCCCGAACACGTGGTGCAGGatgaagaggaaagacaggagaaaCCCTGGTGGTGGCCGTACTTTGCCCGCACCGGCAACCTGGCCCCCACCTGGCTTTTGAAGAACTCCTAG
- the rpl34 gene encoding large ribosomal subunit protein eL34: MVQRLTYRRRLSYNTASNKTRLSRTPGNRVVYLYTKKTGKAPKSACGICPGRLRGIRAVRPQVLMRLSKTKKHVSRAYGGAMCAKCVRDRIKRAFLIEEQKIVVKVLKAQAQSQKTK; the protein is encoded by the exons ATGGTTCAACGCCTGACTTACCGTCGTAGGCTGTCCTACAACACCGCCTCAAACAAAACCAGACT CTCTCGGACACCAGGTAACCGTGTTGTGTACCTGTACACCAAGAAGACTGGCAAGGCACCCAAGTCAGCATGCGGAATCTGCCCTGGTAGACTGCGTGGT ATCCGAGCCGTGAGACCACAAGTCCTGATGAGGCTCTCAAAGACCAAGAAACATGTGAGCAGGGCATACGGTGGTGCCATGTGTGCCAAATGTGTGCGTGACAG GATCAAGCGTGCTTTCCTCATTGAGGAGCAGAAGATCGTTGTCAAGGTGCTCAAGGCCCAGGCACAGAGCCAGAAgacaaagtaa
- the gpr78b gene encoding G-protein coupled receptor 26: MDFAEILLALFIVVVAIVSLLSNLLVLLCFIHSSEIRRQVPGIFTMNLSFCNILITILNMPSTLIGIIKNQQPFGNCLCRTVSFLETFLTANTMLSMAALSIDRWIAVVFPLSYSSKMRYRDALIMVCYSWLHSLTFSLIALLFSWVDYSHIYASCTLHLNEENARIKFTVFTIVFHATSFMLSLLILCFTYLKVLKVARFHCKRIDIITMQTLFLLVDIHPSVKQRCLAEQKRRKQRATKKISIFIGSFIICFAPYVITRLAELLPFVDINRHWGIVSKCLTYSKAASDPFAYSLLRQQYKKVLVSVANRLLRRDLYPSSGHNSSLDTENDYCLQRIS; the protein is encoded by the exons ATGGACTTTGCAGAAATCCTACTTGCGTTGTTTATCGTTGTGGTAGCGATCGTCTCTTTGTTGTCGAACTTACTAGTGTTGCTATGTTTTATCCACAGCAGCGAGATTCGCAGACAGGTGCCTGGCATATTCACAATGAACTTATCGTTCTGCAATATTTTAATCACTATTTTGAACATGCCATCAACTCTGATCGGGATTATCAAAAATCAACAACCATTTGGGAATTGCCTGTGCCGCACGGTCAGCTTCTTGGAAACCTTTTTAACCGCCAACACCATGCTGAGCATGGCTGCCCTAAGCATAGACCGCTGGATTGCCGTGGTTTTCCCGCTGAGTTACTCTAGCAAAATGCGATACCGGGACGCACTCATCATGGTGTGTTACTCATGGCTTCATtccctcacattctctctcatcgCGCTGCTCTTTTCCTGGGTTGACTACAGCCATATTTACGCATCCTGTACATTGCATTTGAACGAGGAGAACGCACGGATTAAGTTCACTGTGTTCACCATCGTCTTTCATGCCACCAGCTTCATGCTCTCGTTGCTGATCTTGTGCTTCACATACTTAAAGGTGTTAAAAGTTGCACGTTTTCACTGCAAGAGGATTGACATTATAACCATGCAGACCCTCTTCTTGCTGGTAGATATTCACCCAAG TGTTAAACAACGCTGTCTCGCTGAacaaaagaggaggaaacaACGCGCGACCAAGAAAATCAGCATTTTCATTGGGTCATTTATCATCTGTTTCGCCCCGTATGTCATAACCAG GCTGGCTGAGCTTCTTCCATTTGTGGATATCAACCGCCACTGGGGCATTGTCAGCAAGTGCCTGACATACAGCAAAGCTGCATCCGATCCCTTTGCCTACTCTCTCTTGCGCCAGCAGTACAAGAAGGTCCTGGTCAGTGTGGCCAACCGTCTGCTGAGGCGAGATCTGTACCCTTCCTCTGGACACAACAGCTCTTTAGACACAGAGAATGATTACTGTCTCCAAAGAATCAGCTAA